From a region of the Daphnia pulicaria isolate SC F1-1A chromosome 1, SC_F0-13Bv2, whole genome shotgun sequence genome:
- the LOC124315316 gene encoding activating signal cointegrator 1-like produces MSNTTISWICNELSRLLEFSVTQEEYQDIAQYLMSMESSRDVEDYLQSMLDLSNPEHRRFVEVLLNRLGYSIEKKSPTTTQTGSKKGQQVGKEDISNKQQSKKRVKQINLFSKEGQAKETITLPGQHKCECQASKHSLVRNCLECGRVICAQEGPGPCVFCTENMSACEKEALLQSNNAPAQRTKQSGRRFLDGTAPLPDKAFTTAMAHKEKLLEFDRTSEHRTRVIDDESDYFNADSNKWLNPKQRDALRTKEKELRDSRHGSRRQIKVTLDFAGRQVIEEQSTYEELFTEQQFEEERKEYYDEYAVNPALAFPRPIYDSAFDENASQVTRSTSSKSDEKVRVQDAELQKMSDPGKCLSMHQPYASLLVAGIKKHEGRTWYSSHRGRLWIASTVKEPLPEEIKQLENFYKTLYGKTDLAFPQNYPSGCLLGCVEVVDVLPQEEYRIQHPNGESESPYVFVCENPHELFVKFPNKGQHKIYKLDPAVHQTAKKSLRF; encoded by the exons ATGTCCAATACAACTATTTCTTGGATTTGCAATGAATTGTCTCGTCTCTTGGAATTTTCCGTGACTCAAGAAGAATACCAGGACATTGCACa GTATCTGATGTCGATGGAGAGCAGTCGCGATGTTGAAGACTACTTGCAGTCAATGCTTGACTTGTCAAATCCTGAACACCGTCGATTTGTTGAAGTTCTTTTGAACCGTTTGGGTTATTCCATTGAAAAGAAGTCTCCCACAACAACCCAAACTGGGTCGAAAAAAGGCCAACAGGTCGGCAAGGAAGACATTTCAAACAAGCAGCAATCAAAGAAAAGAGTGAAACAAATCAACCTGTTTTCTAAAGAGGGACAAGCGAAAGAAACAATCACACTACCAGGACAACATAA GTGTGAATGTCAGGCATCAAAGCATAGTCTTGTCAGAAACTGCTTAGAGTGTGGGAGAGTGATTTGTGCCCAGGAAGGACCAGGACCATGCGTGTTTTGTACTGAAAAT ATGTCAGCTTGTGAGAAAGAAGCACTACTTCAATCCAACAATGCACCAGCACAGCGTACAAAACAATCTGGTAGAAGATTTCTGGATGGAACTGCTCCACTTCCTGATAAGGCATTCACAACAGCCATGGCTCACAAAGAAAAGCTTTTGGAATTCGATAGGACAAG TGAACACCGAACTCGAGTTATCGATGACGAATCCGACTATTTCAACGCCGATAGCAACAAGTGGTTGAACCCGAAACAGCGGGACGCCCTTCGAACCAAAGAGAAGGAACTGCGGGACAGTCGTCACGGATCCAGGAGACAAATCAAAGTCACGCTTGATTTTGCAG GGCGACAGGTGATTGAAGAGCAAAGTACTTATGAAGAACTATTCACCGAGCAgcaatttgaagaagaaagaaaggaatacTATGACGAGTACGCCGTGAATCCCGCACTGGCATTCCCACGTCCCATC TACGATTCCGCTTTCGATGAAAATGCATCGCAAGTTACTCGATCGACTAGTAGCAAAAGTGACGAAAAAGTTCGCGTTCAAGACGCTGAACTTCAGAAAATGAGCGATCCTGGAAAATGTTTGAGCATGCATCAACCATATGCTTCTCTATTGGTCGCCGGAATTAAAAA aCACGAAGGTCGGACGTGGTATTCATCGCATCGCGGTAGATTGTGGATCGCGTCCACCGTTAAAGAGCCTTTGCCCGAGGAGATAAAACAACTGGAAAATTTCTACAAGACGCTTTACGGCAAAACCGATTTGGCTTTCCCTCAAAATTATCCATCCGGTTGCTTGTTGGGCTGCGTTGAAGTGGTGGACGTTTTGCCACAGGAAGAGTATAGGATTCAGCATCCTAATGGAGAAAGCGAATCGCCGTACGTCTTTGTCTGCGAGAATCCTCACGAATTATTTGTTAAATTTCCTAACAAAGGCCAACACAAAATTT ATAAACTGGATCCTGCAGTCCATCAGACTGCGAAAAAATCGTTGCGGTTTTGA
- the LOC124315007 gene encoding gamma-tubulin complex component 4-like, translated as MIRELLFMLSGQPGALFVKKDNGQFEMCSAIADVGLCQSEKEIIKPLLKIGSNVAFLNEFAEDRKMNSLYLEVIKQSIAKCVTEFQEELLVIEVEILEGSSMLGVTGIHSKIMPHTLLLKYLKELVDAIKLQEPNCLLMDTIQHYRDHCGVSKIIATFQQIYNVCLKVLHKQLVSWLLFGKLLDPYNEFFIHLDGSKNFVINGEKIPNCLSVSLAQQVLFVGESVVALSEAQDLSEEDWEFMGKLRKIPFENIVEIIRQCRDQMARRLWNLVTEKDRLNRSLNMILNTFLMKKGDIFAYFIHQTESILDGQFTPVQLVANQFALQQRLMNSLKKYLEEEEAEIERLSVNIIPDVQGQGWERVFLEYKTEWPLGVLIFTPETMQTYNKIFRLLLNLRRIQLNLNGLWKNLVVLDKPVLELRWNLQHVLIHLSQYIQIDVIEVQKSIMDRQIDQCQDFDKFRSAHANFLVVIAAQTFLHVPAMQACFKDLIHLALKFCGFFANDRKEGLMPLVAELNLEFERLMQLLFSLLNGMYQQSSGTTMEPIAQLLLRLDFNYYLTEGLQAKSNRTIGEI; from the exons ATGATAAGAGAATTGTTATTCATGTTGAGTGGTCAACCTGGTGCACTTTTTGTTAAGAAAGATAATGGACAATTTGAAATGTGTTCAGCAATTGCTGATGTTGGCTTGTGCCAATCTGAGAAAGAAATCATTAAACCATTGCTCAAAATCGGCTCAAATGTAGCCTTCCTCAACGAATTTGCCgaagacagaaaaatgaacagTCTTTACCTGGAAGTCATCAAACAGTCCATAGCAAAATGTGTCACCGAGTTTCAAGAGGAACTTTTGGTTATTGAAGTAGAAATTCTGGAAGGATCATCAATGTTGGGGGTGACTGGTATTCATTCAAAGATCATGCCACACACTCTGCTGCTCAAATATTTGAAGGAATTGGTGGATGCCATTAAGTTGCAAGAGCCAAACTGTCTGCTGATGGACACTATTCAACACTATCGTGATCACTGTGGAGTCTCTAAAATCATTGCTACATTTCAGCAGATCTACAATGTTTGCCTTAAAGTTCTTCACAAGCAATTAGTGTCATGGCTGTTGTTTGGAAAGCTTTTAGATCCatacaatgaattttttatcCATCTAGATGGTTCCAAAAATTTTGTCATCAATGGTGAAAAGATACCCAATTGCTTGAGTGTGTCCCTTGCCCAGCAAGTTTTGTTTGTCGGAGAATCAGTTGTAGCTCTCAGTGAAGCCCAAGACCTCAGCGAAGAGGACTGGGAGTTTATGGGCAAACTGCGAAAGATTCCTTTCGAAAACATTGTAGAAATTATTCGACAGTGTCGCGATCAAATGGCCAGAAGGCTATGGAACTTGGTGACTGAAAAGGATCGACTCAACCGCAGTCTCAACATGATTCTTAACACTTTCTTGATGAAGAAGGGCGACATCTTTGCCTATTTTATTCATCAGACGGAAAGTATCCTTGACGGACAATTCACTCCGGTCCAGTTGGTTGCCAATCAATTCGCCTTACAACAGAGACTGATGAACTCACTCAAGAAAtatctagaagaagaagaggctgaAATCGAGCGACTGTCGGTGAACATCATACCGGATGTACAAGGCCAAGGATGGGAACGTGTTTTCCTCGAGTACAA GACTGAATGGCCTCTTGGAGTGCTGATCTTCACGCCTGAAACTATGCAAACCTACAACAAGATTTTCCGGCTGCTATTGAATTTGCGGCGCATCCAGTTGAACTTGAACGGATTGTGGAAAAATCTGGTCGTGTTGGATAAGCCGGTACTGGAATTGAGATGGAACCTGCAACACGTCCTCATCCATCTAAGCCAGTACATCCAGATCGATGTCATTGAAGTACAAAAATCTATTATGGATCGTCAAATTGATCAGTGTCAAGACTTTGACAAATTCCGATCTGCACACGCCAACTTTCTTGTCGTCATTGCCGCACAAACTTTTCTACACGTCCCAGCA ATGCAAGCCTGTTTCAAGGACCTCATACATTTGGCTCTGAAATTCTGTGGGTTCTTTGCCAATGACAGAAAGGAAGGACTGATGCCTCTTGTTGCTGAGCTCAACCTGGAATTCGAGAGACTGATGCAGTTACTTTTCTCCTTACTAAACGGAATGTACCAGCAGAGTTCGGGAACGACGATGGAGCCCATTGCACAGCTGCTGCTGAGACTAGACTTTAACTATTATCTGACAGAAGGTTTGCAGGCAAAGTCGAATCGCACAATTGGGGAAATTTGA
- the LOC124317283 gene encoding polyamine-modulated factor 1-like, protein MAESDGNAQDQVDEESRLSLLNDALDQASKKIMNKILSQKAFAECLPFLKKKTLALFHTIFGQKLQSKLKEEIDDLFSFLNLKEKLDFLDKIDLEQAELSQGETVWRPTGDPSKDMLAYDMPALQSHKEELLSSLKELQAENENEKKKILKVVEGISETEKQIEGLLIKNEKTLEVLSSLPSL, encoded by the exons ATGGCCGAAAGTGACGGAAATGCACAAGATCAAGTTGATGAAGAGTCTCGCCTAAGTCTTCTCAATGATGCACTAGACCAAGCCTCcaaaaaaatcatgaacaaaattttaag TCAAAAGGCTTTTGCAGAATGTCTTccgtttttgaaaaagaaaactctcgCTCTGTTTCATAccatttttggtcaaaaattACAGTCCAAATTAAAGGAAGAAATTGAcgatcttttttcatttcttaatcTAAAAGAGAAGCTTGATTTTCTTGATAAAATTGACTTAGAACAAGCAGAGTTATCTCAGGGTGAAACTGTCTG GAGACCGACGGGAGATCCATCCAAGGATATGCTGGCTTACGACATGCCTGCCTTGCAGTCACATAaagaagaacttttgtcaTCTCTAAAAGAACTTCAAGCGGAAAatgagaatgaaaagaaaaagatcctCAAAGTTGTGGAAGGCATCAgtgaaactgaaaaacaaatcgaGGGACTATTGATCAAGAATGAGAAAACACTCGAAGTTTTATCCAGCTTACCAAGTTTATAa
- the LOC124314545 gene encoding piwi-like protein Siwi: protein MADATRRAGGRGRSNAPPQQAPRRPGDNPPISQGIGRGAVRTAPQVTTAGPPVVTPAAIQTPGDVAGATAIESQRAPDREANRNIVTRPSPTFVKTGSGGAPLDVRSNYFQLIKKPDMHLLQYRVDFTPEIDHPGVKKALIRVHEKTLGKYVFDGTLLYNTTRLAQPLELASRRTSDETDVKITLDFKNEIQAGDPVYNSVMNLILRRCLANLNMVMIRRDYYDAAAREDVPGHPITIWPGYLTAINHHEKDCLLNVEIVHKFLRRDSALDIMDRIRRSGSDGIKERITAELVGKIVMTGYNNKTYRIDDVDFTQSASSTFHLRKEDRDISYINYYKERYQQTIKSVTQPLLVSKPTRRDINRGNNENVYLVPELCGMTGLSQEQRANFNLTRAISTITRVAPDRRVETLMKFRRRLAETPQIQQELNSWGIQFANDIVNCQARILPTKAILTGGKKIDVRDGDWSRSMHNTKMQVSVRLDHWLVIHPNSMGQQVRSFVQLIKRVGGPQGFNVPEPDYISLEADRTTNYANALKNELPKKSYDIVMCVLRTGREDIYSVIKNITFCQVGIASQVITGRILQGDERKQLSVATKVMTQIACKLGAEPWRVDVPNKPWMICGYDTYHDATQKRAVGAFVASVNPCYTRYNSSVKIHSANEEISPSFQDHMLTSLRAYYLANRTLPEKIIIYRDGVGAGDIVRLMETEVTAVKSACTEAGNRVLSGKYTPGIAFVVVSKRINTRFFAGRKEKPENPPCGTVVDNTVTLTDRFDFFLVSQKVNQGTVSPTNFNIIFNSANFTPEIHQSMAYSLTQVYYNWPGTLRVPAPVQYAHKLAYLVGESIRNLPRPELAKFPYYL, encoded by the exons ATGGCAGACGCAACAAGAAGAGCTGGTGGCAGAGGACGTTCAAATGCACCGCCACAACAAGCGCCCAGACGACCAGGAGATAATCCGCCAATTTCCCAG GGAATTGGACGTGGAGCTGTGCGAACTGCACCACAGGTGACAACTGCTGGACCTCCTGTTGTGACTCCAGCAGCCATTCAAACCCCAGGGGATGTGGCAGGGGCGACAGCCATCGAATCCCAAAGGGCACCAGACCGAGAAGCCAACCGGAATATTGTCACAAGACCCTCGCCGACATTCGTCAAAACtg GATCGGGAGGAGCTCCGCTGGATGTGCGCTCcaattactttcagttgatTAAGAAACCGGATATGCATCTGTTGCAATATCGAGTCGATTTCACACCGGAAATCGATCACCCTGGTGTGAAAAAAGCTCTCATTCGCGTTCACGAAAAAACCCTGGGCAAATACGTGTTCGACGGGACTCTACTCTACAACACGACTCGTCTGGCCCAA CCGCTGGAATTGGCGTCGAGACGGACGTCCGATGAAACCGACGTCAAAATAACTTTGGATTTTAAGAATGAAATTCAGGCGGGCGATCCTGTTTACAACAGC GTCATGAATTTGATCCTGCGCCGTTGCCTGGCCAATCTCAACATGGTCATGATCCGACGCGACTATTACGATGCAGCAGCCAGAGAAGACGTTCCG GGTCACCCGATTACCATTTGGCCTGGATACCTGACGGCTATAAATCATCACGAAAAGGATTGTCTTTTGAATGTGGAAATCGTCCACAAGTTCCTACGCAGAGACAGCGCATTAGACATTATGGACAGGATTCGACGCTCAGGATCGGACGGTATCAAG GAACGAATTACAGCCGAGCTGGTGGGCAAAATCGTGATGACGggctacaacaacaaaacgtaCAGGATCGACGACGTGGATTTCACGCAAAGCGCTTCGTCCACTTTCCATTTGCGCAAAGAGGATCGGGACATAAGTTACATCAACTATTACAAAGAGCGTTACCAGCAGACCATCAAATCCGTCACGCAGCCGCTGCTCGTGTCGAAGCCGACGCGTCGTGACATCAACCGCGGCAACAACGAGAACGTCTACCTCGTTCCGGAATTGTGCGGAATGACGGGACTCTCGCAAGAGCAAAg GGCTAACTTTAATTTAACGCGGGCTATTTCGACAATCACTCGAGTGGCTCCCGACAGACGAGTGGAGACTTTGATGAAATTCCGTCGCCGATTGGCAGAAACTCCGCAG ATTCAACAAGAGCTCAACAGCTGGGGAATTCAGTTTGCAAATGACATTGTCAACTGTCAAGCCAGAATTTTGCCAACGAAAGCTATTTTGACTGGAGGCAAAAAGATCGACGTCAGAGATGGTGACTGGAGCCGCAGTATGCATA ACACGAAAATGCAAGTTTCCGTCCGGCTGGACCATTGGCTCGTCATTCATCCAAACAGCATGGGCCAGCAAGTTCGATCCTTTGTCCAGCTCATCAAAAGAGTCGGTGGTCCTCAAGGGTTCAATGTACCCGAACCAGACTA CATTAGTTTAGAGGCCGATCGGACAACCAATTACGCCAACGCCCTTAAGAACGAACTGCCGAAAAAGTCGTACGATATCGTCATGTGCGTACTGCGGACGGGCAGAGAAGACATTTACTCTGTCATCAAAAACATCACCTTTTGCCAAGTGGGCATTGCTTCCCag GTTATTACCGGGAGAATTCTACAAGGAGATGAGCGGAAACAACTGTCGGTGGCCACCAAAGTCATGACGCAAATCGCATGCAAATTAGGTGCTGAACCTTGGCGAGTCGACGTGCCAAACAAG CCGTGGATGATTTGCGGATACGACACGTATCACGACGCCACTCAGAAAAGAGCCGTCGGGGCGTTCGTCGCTTCCGTCAATCCGTGCTACACGCGATACAATTCGTCCGTCAAAATCCACTCGGCCAACGAAGAGATTTCGCCGAGTTTCCAGGATCACATGCTCACATCATTGCG GGCTTACTACCTGGCAAACCGAACTCTGCCGGAGAAGATCATCATTTATCGCGATGGCGTAGGGGCCGGCGATATTGTCCGCCTCATGGAAACGGAAGTCACAGCCGTCAAG TCGGCTTGCACCGAAGCTGGCAATAGGGTTTTGTCGGGCAAGTACACGCCCGGCATTGCTTTCGTGGTCGTTAGCAAACGAATCAACACGCGCTTCTTCGCCGGAAGGAAAGAGAAACCGGAAAATCCACCATGCGGAACGGTGGTGGACAACACGGTGACGCTCACCGACCGCTTCGATTTCTTCCTGGTGTCTCAGAAAGTTAATCAGGGAACAGTTTCGCCCACCAATTTCAACATCATCTTTAATTCGGCCAATTTTACGCCGGAAATCCATCAATCCATGGCTTACTCTTTGACGCAAGTCTACTACAATTGGCCG GGCACATTACGAGTTCCGGCGCCAGTCCAATATGCTCACAAATTAGCCTATTTGGTGGGGGAGAGCATCCGCAACCTTCCGAGACCCGAATTGGCTAAATTCCCTTACTATCTTTAA